Part of the Nicotiana sylvestris chromosome 2, ASM39365v2, whole genome shotgun sequence genome, gcaaagcgagtgtttggtcattgATTcttattgcgtgctgctacccgtcccttcttaatagtcccggagggagttgggacctctacctataggtagttccagacgtacccctaaggttttaaaggcaaaACTCTAAGGCAACAGTCAAAAAGCAtctaggactttcacataatgaGAGCAAGTAAAAGGCTCATAGTTTCCTCCGCAAACAAGCATGCATGCAGCACGACTCAACCACAAGTAAGGTCTTTAGTAATCAAAGTCCTAAAACAGAAATTCTAAGTGATTATGCAGAAATAAACCACTTTCAAATATAGAAGTCATAACATTATTAGCTGTCTAGGACCTTCTCTTTAAAAGCTTATTAGAATTCAGAGACGTCGAGTGGCAGAAACAGCTTCAGAGAaatgcaagttttgaaaatgccctaaggcttgcctatatgcagaactGTGTCTATGTTAATGGAGAAACATACAAGTTTTCGAAATAGAACCTTTCAATACCTATTGGAAGAATATCTAACGGGATTAAAGCAATTATGAAAGGACCGGTTTTAGAGAGTTATCGCTTGACAAGGCCAGTTATAAGAAGTAAACTAGGTGAGATAAAATCGACACATTAGGCTAATTAGATTATCATACATAATTGCGAGTAGAAGTCCctgtaggcatggtatctaggcgtGTTACTAGTTTTAGGCAATTAGCAGTAACTTATTGAATCAGAATTatgtcttataggcatggtatctatacttgaATTGATTTAAAACATGATGGCTTGGAACCTGGAAACgtggtttctaacatgacaaatgcagGATTTATGAACATTGTTTATATCTGATGCaaatgacattaaaagtgaaaaacctatagacatgatgtcTATTATGCAAAATAAAATCAGATTCAACAAGAGTCATACCCTATGaatatgttttctattgagtaaagCAGGAAGATTTGAAAGTAAAATCTAATAGCAGGATTtttacccatattaccccataaagtatacatctacccacccctTTTACTAAATTACCCCGAATTATCTGTTTACAAAATATTACaggccaacaaatgaattacataaatgaaatagaAAAGTAAGAAGCAATTATATAGGGAGCCTGCAAtcaggcccaagtttcccaaagcctccaatggtctttcaaACCTCATTTCCACAGACAAATCAGGGTCTAGGTTCATCAAAGTtacctaagggtctcaaggaccccggtcaatgcttacacctagacttagtagccaagcattgaactagtgcagtgtggaaagccagcctcagtatgcctgagttccaagggttctcaagaggatcccaagacagtacacatactagaggggacagaacttattaactaagagtagagtgaaagtgcaggacacatgtttgaaagaagTTTATTAAAGAGTGGACTTAAAGGTCTGtgttgaaagcaattagtaaagcaATAGAGGTTGTTTGAAAAAGGTTGGAGTAGTAAACAGAGTTCAAACACTTCAGGATAAGACCACAAACAACAAGTTCACATAATCTAAATGTATTCAGTAATCACACAGGGGTtaaggggtttggggatacacagacatttCCTGCAGACACATGACCCCAGCAAGAGTATTAGGAGTGATATGGATATGCTAAGAGATAGCTTGACActatcataatcataaatcagtcaTGAGGAACATAAACACCAAAAGGGgaatagggatttgggattcacaaaatGGTAAGTGCACAGTAGGTAAAGGAAAACAATTGTCCAGacatgcttgaatcacacaagggAATACATGAGCTTAAAGGGATGGGAGTTAACTAGCATGTTTAACTACAAACTccacaacaaaaccataagtaaaagcaagctagaaataaaagaaactgaaacaagaaaagaaacatgttgttgttgtggttgtaaattaaactaggacataccagtgaagatagaagTAAGCAGAATAAAAGAACCAAAGAGCACAAATGATTAGCCATGACTTGCAGTCGGCTAATAGTAATAGAATAACATAGAGATTTTAAATAAGAAAGGGGTTTCTTGGAAGCCAAGTGTGTCTTGTTTGTGAAAGACTTAggatatttatagttgaaagtaggtagtggaataaggtaaaaaaacatagtagtatactaatttaagaactcagaatcaatcacttagagaatcaaggaagtacttccttgagtTAGGGGAATCAAGGTCAAACGGAAAGATTCAGTACCATATAAGGGGGAAAGGAGGAATCGGCGCATAATTAAACAAGGAAAGAAGCTAGAGTCCATTAGGCATAAAGTAGTcgattaggaccaaattcagaaagacccaattaaggaaagactaagtaaaacCAAGTAttatagtaaataaggtaataaaatcagtgaattcaaacaGACAAGTAGAATTCTAGGGCCttgaaggaaaatctttcaattaccaaCAGTTAAGGAAAATCTGAATCAATCATGAGGGGTAATGATTCTGCgtgtttcaacatataaatagagacgaaTGAATAGAAGTAGCAAACAAAACAAGGTCAATTATATAGGCAGAAAGAAATAAAGATAAGCAAGCACAGTCATATAGAGGTTATGTAAGTAGGCTAAAAATTCAATAGGACATATTCAAAGCATGGTGACCATGAGAGATTAACAAGACCAAAGAAAATCAGGCTAACATGCAGAGCcaaggcaaagaaaatcatgcCAACACATGGAACCAAAAGTagagaaaatcatgctaacacacagaagcaAGTAAAGGGAATCATGCTAactcacagaaacaagtaaagaaaaatctTTAACACAAGTAAAGAGAATCATGCTGACACACAGAACAAGTAAAGGAAACTCTTTAAAAAATAGGGCCTTTTAAAAGAGTCGAGTTAAAAAGCAGTAGGAACATAAAATCGGTCAAAATAAACAAgggaaaaaggtttaatcataaagaaatcagtTGAAACCGGTATAGAAAAAACTCCAAGAAAATCTTAGTTTTCAAAGAAAGTAAGAACAGTTTAGACTagaggatctttcagaagaaaaCTCGAAAATaagcaaatcatagaaggaaacaggtttaaagcatgaaaataacaTAGATCTGAGAGATCCAGAAGagaattagggtttcaaaaggaaacctaggtagaaatcgaaagaacctatTTTAACTTCATAAATCGTAACAcacatggtgtgattttgccTAAAATCACACCAGAGAAGCCTCGAACAATAGAATAAGAAACCCTAGGTCCGAATTGGCATGGCCCAGGACCCTTGAatgccttagagatgatgagcaaggtgaTGAGAGTGACCATTGGAGCCTTGGGGTTTGAGAGATAGTcgtcggagatgaccggagaaggaggtgAGTGGAGGAGTCTAGGGTTAAGTTTAAGAGAAGAGTGGATATGAGAGAGCATCTAAATGCGGTGCCTTTGGAAAAGTgacttagggttaggggtcgtttgaaaattaaaaaggaaaggaattatttggaccgttgatctgggagatcaacgttCAGGATTAAAatgggtaggtgggttccgggtttgggtaaggATTAATAGGGTATGGGTTGGGTAATTTGGGTGTGAAATTAGGCTGGAAAGgggtccaattttggctataattgaaagccgaatttggttgttatttaaatagccaattttcccttatttaatttataaaaaatggatggtaatttatggaaaataaattaaggtaccaaaatgatttaaaatatataattaacaatttaaaaatgtaggatccaattttatgcatataaacatAATTATATCTAAATATGGGCTAATgttgcaattatatacaatttagcttttaaaaatactaaatataattgtgaaaacacataaaaattagattagccatattttggcataaatatagaaattcaataaataaattatcaaaataataattttggaaatacttattggattttatggataaaaggggagaaaataaatcaatttaaacccttaaaattatgggaaaaataataaaaccttgggcatgcttatgtatgcatatatatgctactTTGAAGGCTTTTATGCATATGCAAAACAtatagaaaaaattgggtatcaacaggtagAACAACGCCTTCACAttcttgtttaaattcaataCCAAACCATTTTATGCAATACACTTTACTGCCCAGAAAGACCCTTAATAAAATAGATAAAGTACAAAGAGATTTCATCTGGGGGTCTACAAATGAGAGGAAAAAAATTCACCTTATAAATTGGTCTACCATTTGGCAATCAAAAACAAATGGAGGACTGGGTATCCATAATGCAAATTCAAAAAATGCACATTAGCTAGTATCGTATGGAGAATGCTCACCAATGCTACCTCTCCTTGGGCTACTCTATTAATCTCTTCCTATGCATCTAGTAATGCCAAGAATAAAAATTCTTTCATTTGGAAAAGCAttaaaaagggatgagatttATGCTCTAAAGGTATTATTTGGTCTCCTCACATTCTCTCCAACATGAACATGTGGGAAACCAATTGGATCCCAAAGGTAGGAAGTCTTAGGGAAACAGTGGAAGGACCAGTCCAAAAAAAGGATCAAACTTTAAAATTAAAAGACTTATTTAATGGGGAAAACTGGGACTTTGATAAAATTTCTCTTAATATTCCTAACAATATTAAGGAAACCATCAGTAAGGTTAGAATCCGGCTAAAGAGACCAAGAAGTGACATTCCTATATGGTCACTAACTACTAAAAGTTTGTTCACATCCAAATCATGCTACAACTTATTAGAGTCTCCAAAAACAACCTAGTAGATTTCCAATGGGTTTGGAACCTTAATTGTGccaataaaataaaattctttaTGTGGCAATATCTCCATAATAGGATTCCCTGTAGATAATATCTGGCACGAATTAGCTTAAACGTCGATCCAATGTGCTCTATATGCATAAATAACGAGGAAGAATCTATAGCCCACATTTTCTTTACCTGCAAAGCGACCAAATATTTTTGGGATAATGTTGGGTGGCATCAATACTATAAAGCACCAGGTGACCACTGGCTGAACCAATTGAAAATTTTTAACTATCCAATtagaaataattttattaattgggacctcttcttttcttttattatatgGTACACTTGGATGAATAGAAACaataattaccaaaataatacgACTACTCTCATCAATAGTGAATTTATTATTCAAAAGGCTACTGAATATAAACTCGTCACTGAAAAAAGTATGTACACTCCTCCAAAAATCCACATCAAAATTGCATGGCAAAAAACCACCAAAAGGATGGTCTAAACTTAATGTTGATGCTAGTTTTGACAGTGTTACACAAAAATGTGGATTGGGAGGTATTTTCACGGATGCCAAAGGACACTGGATTGCGGGCTTTGGTTAACAATCATATGCAGGCGGATCATTAGAAGCGGAGATAAAAGCTCTACTATAGGGACTCAAAATGGCTAAGGATGGAGAATGTACCCGCTAATAATAGAGATAGATTCTGTGGAGGCTATCCAATCCATCCTACAGGACAATAGGTTATATGACGATATTGTTAATGAATGTAGGTGGTTAATGCACCAACATAAGGAGATAATCCTCCAGCACACATTCAGGCAAGGGAATAGTGTAGCTCATGAAATGGCAAGAAAGGCTAAGGATCAATTGGAAGACAAGAACACTTTTGTTGAAGCTCCACCCTATGTAAAATGTTTTGTGGAAAAGGAACTACTAGAACAATATGTTTTTGAGAAATTTCTATCTTGTGATGCTTGTAACACTAGAGCAAGCCTATGTAATCAAAGGGTCCTTAGAGATATCAAGTATGCATACAATGTATTGAACCCTACTTAATtactaatatatatattttctgtttcctaaaaaaaaattcaCACACCAGAAACTCAAATTCAAAACCTACAAGTTTCTAAAGACTAATATATGCAACATGATCAGCTTACACtatcaatttattaatttttggGGTACCTGTTCGTGCATGCCATGAAATATTTATctataattaatttaattaagtcaTTTTACAATATAATCTTTTTtacaattttgatacatatgAGTTGTACTCTACGAATTTACATGCACAAGTACCCTAAGGTAGTACATTGTTATCATCATGACAAAcaagaaaataaataataaaaaaaaaaaactgattgTAGGGCCTTTGGTTTTTCGCCCCTACGTTCAACTATGGGGTGGGGGTTAGAAAGTAAGCTAAGATTTTGGTTGAGTTTAATAGTTTTAATCCATAATTTATATTTGTATTACTAAATTTattgaatatatataaatattaattcaaaattgttatgataaatatcacattatggtggatgtctactcttcttccatgattttCATCTCAAATGTTTAAtgatatattttgtatgttcaatgacatattttcttcactttttatgcctatataaaggccttgtaatagataggaaaatacacataattgaagaagaaaatctcttccttctctctatctccatttcttcttcatgttttactaaattgctttattttcttgttccatattgttactttgagttatatttcataacacgttatcaacacgaTTCTAGCCTTGTCGAAAGTTAAGTGCAATTCTTCATCCGAAAGGTATAACAGGTTATCTTCTacatttcttcttctcttcttgcCATTCTAGTGGTATTGTATTGTATGAATTAAGTCAAATTGTTATCATGACAAGTGATCATTACGAATCAATATGAATCACACTACACTGTGGCAAACATGATAAATTGCTAGTTATTGGCATTAAAATCCATCACATTAAACCTATATTATTATGTATATTTTGTCTTCATTTATAGAAATTGTTGTTTGATATAATATGTAACCTTTCATTCTCAAATCTGCATAAGTACTAATAAATAGATTAATGTTATCATTATCACTATATGTTTTATATGGCAACACAATTTAAACATTCGTAATGTTTATatccatttatttattttcactatCATCTTAATCATTTCtaattcatttattttctttgataGTTTTTACTATGTCAAATTTGTCAAAGCTTGAGTTTGTGACACTTGATATTTCTGGAAAGAATTACCTATCATGGGTTCTCGATGCTAAGATTCACTTAGCCGCTAAAGGCCTTGGTAACACCATTACTCAGGGTAATGAGGCATCAAGCCAGGACAaggcgaaggccatgattttccttcgtcatcatttgGATGAAGGTTTGAAGGTTGAATATTTAACAgtgaaagatccacttgaattgtgGACTGGCCTGAAGGAAAGGTATGATCACCTTAAGGCTACGGTATTGCCAAGGGCTCGATATGAGTGGATGCACTTACGATTGCAAGattttaaaaccgtaagtgagtataactcTGCTGTATTTCGAATAacttcccaattgaaattatgtggggAAGTTATGAATGATGAGGATTTGCTGGAAAAAACTCTTACAACTTTCCATGCCTCAAATATGGTATTacacaacaataccgtgaaaggggttttaaaaagtattctgaattgATCTCATGCCTTCTGGTGGCTGAGCAACATAACACCCTTTTactgaaaaatcatgaagctcgtCCCACAAGGTCAGCTCCGATTCCTGAAGCAAATATGGCAGCTAGACATGATAAGTCTGAAAAAAGACAGAATAATAATCATGGCCATATGAATGTACGTGGGTATGGCAATGGTAAGAGACGATATGATAGTCGTCATCGTGGTGGTCATGGAAAACGAAAGAACAATATGGGTTCTCAAAACAATCCTTCAAGAGGCAAAAGTGGTAACTGCCACCGCTGTGGCATGAAAGGTCATTGGAAAATTGAATGTCGTGCACCTGAGCATTTTGTCAGGCTTTATCAAAACTCCATCAAAAGAAAGGCAAATAATGTTGGAGCATCTTCTGCTAATGCCCCAGTGGAGTCACACTTGACCTTTAAAAATGATTTTGAGGCAGGgccttcaaacaaaaatgatgaCAATGCCGAGGAAAATCTTGCTTTGAAAGATGatgattttcaaggcctcgatgATCTTACTCATTTGGAAGTTGAAGATTTCTTTGGAGATCAAAACTAAAGTTTGATCATTTTATTGGGAAATGCAATTATGTTGTTATTTTCAGTGTTTTTATCTCATCTAaagttgtttttatttttaagtaGTACTTAAGTTGTCATATGTTATTGTTGAAGATGTTTGTTTTCCGTATTTTTCATGATGtacttttattcttttttttatgaagaaattaaaattccccagtcttcaatTGGATCCAAGATGAGTAATGAAGATTTATATCttttggatagtgctacaactcatacaatattaagagaaaagaaatttttctcttatttggttaTGAAAAAGGcctatgttaatacaatatccggtagtacaaagTTGATTGAGGGCTCCGGAAGAGCGGCCTTATTATTACCCGAAGGAACGATATTAACTATTGATAATGCATTgtattgtagtaagtctcaaagaaacttgttgagtttcaaagctattcgccaaaatggctaccaTGTTGAGACATCAAACGAAGGAAAGGTTGAAtacctttatattactacaataaaagCGGGTAAAAGATATGTGCATGAAAAATTACCCGCATTTTCTTCTGGGTTGTACCACACAAACATTGGTGTGCTTGAatcacatgccatagtaaacaAAAAGTTTACTACTTCTAATGATTTTatcatttggcatgaccggttgggtcatCCCAGTTCTAACATGATGCGCAGAATAATAGAGAATTCAAATGGACACACATTGAAGAacaagaagattcttcaatttaaggaattctcctGTGTTGCTTGCTCTTAAGGAAAATTGGTTATTAAACCATCAGCAGCTaaagttgggattgaatcccctgcatttctggaacgtatacagggtgatatatgtgggcctatacaccctccatgtggaccattcaagtaTTTTATGGTCTTGATAGacgcatctacaagatggtcacatgtgtgcttattgTCAACTCGTAacatggcatttgcgagattgttggcccaAATAATAAGattaagagcacaatttccagattatgcaattaagacaattcgtcttgataatgctggtgaattTACATCTCAAGTCTTTACTGATTATTGtatggccactagaataaaagttgagcatccggttgctcatgttcatactcaaaatggtctagcagaatcattgattaaacgcctccaattaatagCTAGACCATTACTAATGAGGACAAAACATCCCATTTCAGTGTGGGGACATGCTATTTTGCatgcagcagcacttgtgcgtTTAAGGCCAACCAGTTATCATGAAGTCTCCCCATTACAGTTGgtttttggtcaggagccaaatatttcccatctaagAATCTTTGGATGTGCGGTATATGTTCCaatgctccaccacaacgcacaaagatgtgCTCTCAAAGAAGGTTGGAAGTATATGTAggttatgaatctccttctattattaaATATCTGGAGCTTATGACAGGAAATTTGTTTACAACCAGATTTGTTGAttgtcattttgatgaatcagtttttccaacattagggggagaaaatataCAGGTGAAAAAAGGGATAGATTGGAACGTATTATCTTTATCTCATTTGGATCCTcgtacaaatcaatgtgaacaagaagtTCAAAGAATCATTTATATGAAAAAtgttgcaaatcaattgccagatgcatttactAACTTTCCACGGGTTACTAAATCGCATATTCCAGCTGTAAATGCTCCAATTCGAATTGATGTCTCAGCTGGACAGTATGATAATGAAAAAGAGTATAGGCCACGCcttaaacgtggtagaccaatcggttccaaggATAAGAACCCCCGAAAGAGGAAAGGAGCGAATGATCAAGTTGATCATAACATAGAGGCAATTGCTCAAGAGGAGCATAAAGACATAATAATTGATAAGACCTCACAGGAGGTTCTAGTACCtggaaatgatgaaaatgaagagatctTAATAAGTTATGTCTCTACGGGAAAAAGGTGGAACCGAAATAACGTTATTGTTGACAAcaattttgcatataatgttgaaGTTGAAGTAATGAAACAAGATGGGGATCTTGAGCCAAAATCTATCGATAAATGTAGACGGAGAAATGactggccaaaatggaaagatacAATTCAAGTGGAATTGGCTTCACTCGAAAAACATTAAGTTTTTGGACCAATAGTCCAAACACCTGAAGGTGTCAAGCCAGTGGGGTACAAATGGATTTTTGTgcgaaaacaaaattaaaatggtgAAATCATAAGgcataaagcacgacttgtggcacaagggtctTCGCAAAGGCCtgacattgattatatggagacatattctcctgtggtAGATGCAATTACCTTCAGGTATTTAATAAATTTGGCAGtccatgaaaaacttgatatgagGTTGATGGACGTTGTCACAACCTACTTATATGGCTCACTAGACAATGagatttttatgaaaatccctgaaggatttaaagt contains:
- the LOC138885772 gene encoding uncharacterized protein; amino-acid sequence: MARKAKDQLEDKNTFVEAPPYVKCFVEKELLEQYVFEKFLSCDAFFTMSNLSKLEFVTLDISGKNYLSWVLDAKIHLAAKGLGNTITQGNEASSQDKAKAMIFLRHHLDEGLKVEYLTVKDPLELWTGLKERYDHLKATVLPRARYEWMHLRLQDFKTVSEYNSAVFRITSQLKLCGEVMNDEDLLEKTLTTFHASNMVLHNNTVKGVLKSILN